In a single window of the Chelonia mydas isolate rCheMyd1 chromosome 8, rCheMyd1.pri.v2, whole genome shotgun sequence genome:
- the GFI1 gene encoding zinc finger protein Gfi-1, which translates to MPRSFLVKSKKAHSYHQPRSPGEDCSLRLENVLAQICADNKIPGETGLRSSGLLDPEPPRGRSSPESHLSEAIDGASDSAPSCEGSVCDRASEFEDFWRPPSPSVSPASERSVCPSLDEAPPFSVPFKPYAWSTLGSSELRHLVQNYRPCPTLERSSALGLFCEQGSESALFGADCGSALRLYGDFSSPRPGLFERPSAATPGLYAEAQPGLQQEKGPGGIKVESELLCRPLLISTGSYKCIKCSKVFSTPHGLEVHVRRSHSGTRPFACDMCGKTFGHAVSLEQHKTVHSQERSFDCKICGKSFKRSSTLSTHLLIHSDTRPYPCQYCGKRFHQKSDMKKHTFIHTGEKPHKCQVCGKAFSQSSNLITHSRKHTGFKPFGCDLCGKGFQRKVDLRRHRETQHGLK; encoded by the exons ATGCCGAGGTCTTTCCTGGTGAAGAGCAAGAAGGCGCACAGCTACCACCAGCCCCGCTCTCCGGGCGAGGACTGCAGCCTGCGCCTGGAGAACGTGCTGGCTCAGATCTGTGCAG ACAATAAGATCCCGGGAGAGACGGGTCTGCGCAGCTCCGGCCTCCTGGACCCGGAGCCCCCCCGGGGCCGCTCCTCCCCGGAATCCCACCTGAGCGAGGCCATCGACGGCGCTTCCGACTCGGCTCCCAGCTGCGAGGGCAGCGTCTGCGACAGAGCCTCGGAGTTCGAGGACTTCTGGAGACCCCCGTCCCCGTCCGTCTCGCCAG CGTCTGAGCGTTCTGTCTGCCCCTCCCTGGATGAGGCGCCCCCATTCTCAGTGCCCTTCAAGCCATACGCATGGAGCACCCTGGGCAGCTCTGAGCTGAGGCATCTGGTGCAGAACTACAGGCCCTGCCCAACCCTGGAGCGTAGTTCAGCCCTGGGActcttctgtgagcagggctCGGAGTCTGCTCTCTTCGGTGCAGACTGTGGCTCAGCCCTGAGACTTTATGGTGACTTCAGCTCCCCTAGGCCGGGACTCTTCGAGCGGCCATCAGCAGCAACACCAGGCCTCTATGCAGAGgcccagcctgggctgcagcaggagaaaggcccaggtgGGATCAAGGTGGAGTCAGAGCTTCTGTGCCGCCCACTGCTGATCAGCACTGGCTCTTACAAGTGCATCAAGTGCAGCAAG GTCTTCTCCACCCCACATGGCCTGGAGGTGCACGTACGCCGCTCGCACAGCGGCACCAGACCCTTCGCCTGTGACATGTGTGGCAAGACCTTCGGCCATGCGGTCAGCCTGGAGCAGCACAAGACTGTTCACTCCCAA GAACGCAGCTTTGATTGTAAGATCTGTGGCAAGAGCTTTAAGAGATCTTCCACTCTGTCCACCCACCTGCTCATCCACTCGGACACCCGGCCCTACCCCTGTCAGTACTGTGGGAAACGGTTCCACCAGAAATCTGACATGAAGAAACACACTTTCATTCACACAG GTGAGAAGCCCCACAAGTGTCAGGTGTGTGGGAAAgccttcagccagagctccaacCTCATCACCCATAGTCGCAAGCACACCGGCTTCAAGCCCTTTGGCTGTGATCTGTGTGGCAAAGGCTTCCAGAGGAAGGTGGATTTAAGGAGACATCGGGAGACACAACATGGTCTGAAATGA